The stretch of DNA GGTGGACGAGGCCGAGTACGCCGAGAGCCTGGAAAAGGCGCAGGAACTCGCCCGCGCGGGCAGCAAGTACGGCAAGTCGGAACTCTTCGGCGGCAACCAGGAGGCGCTTGAGGGCCTCTCCCCCACCCGTTTCGTCGGCTACGAGGAGCTGGAGGCGCAGGGTGAGGTCGTGGCCCTGGTCGGCGCGGGCGAGCGGCTTTCGCACCTGCCTGCGGGCAGCGAGGCGACCGTGGTGCTCTCCCGCACGCCCTTCTACGCCGAGGGCGGCGGCGAGGTGGGCGACACCGGGCGGCTGGAGTGGGACGGCGGCTCCGGCCTGGTGCGCGACACCCGCAAGACCCCGGCGGGCGTGTTCCTGCACGACGTGCTCGTGGAGGAGGGAGAGCTGCGACCCGGCGTTGCGGTGCGCGGGATCGTGTCGGGCGAGCGCCAGGCCATCCAGCGCCACCACACCGCCACCCACCTGCTGCACGCGGCGCTGCGGGCGGTGCTGGGCTCGGGCGTGCGGCAGGCGGGCTCGCTCGTGGCGGCCGAGCGGCTGCGCTTCGACTACACGCACGGGGCGGCCCTGAGCACGGACGAGGTCGCCGGGATCGAGCGCCTGGTGAGCCGCTGGGTGAGCGCCAACTTCCCGGTGACCTGGCGCGAGATGCCGCTGGAGGAGGCGCGGGCGGCGGGCGCCACGGCCCTCTTCGGCGAGAAGTACGGCGACACCGTGCGCGTGGTGAGCGTGGAGGGCGGCGTGCCCTTCGAGGGACGGACGGTGACGAGCATGGAGCTGTGCGGTGGCGCGCACGTTCGCCGCACCGGGGACATCGGCGCCTTCGTGATTATGTCCGACGAGAACGTGGCTGCCGGGGTGCGCCGCATTGAGGCGCTGGCGGGCGAGGCGGCGACCGCCTGGATGCGCGAGCGGCTGCAGACGGCGGGCCGGGTGGCGGGTCTGCTCAACACCGGCCTGGACGGGCTGGAGGCGCGTGTGGCGGGGTTGCAGGCGGGGCTCAAGGCCGCGCAACAGGAGACGGCGCAGGTCCGCCGTCAGCTCGCGGAGGCTCAGATGGGCGGCGGGGCTGGAGCGGGGCAGCAGGTGCGCGATCTGGGTGGCTTCCGGGTCGCGGCGCTGCGGCTTTCCGGCATCGAGGGGAACGAGTTGCGGGGCGCCGCTGACAAGCTGCTCGACCAGAGCGGCGCGGACCTCGCCGTGATCGCCAGCGACCGGGGCCTGGTGGTGAAGGCGACGAAGGACGCCGTCGGGCGTGGGGCGCACGCGGGGCAACTCGTGGGCAAGCTCGCGGCGGCAGCGGGCGGCAAGGGTGGCGGGCGGCCCGACATGGCGCAGGCGGGCATCCAGAACCCGGAGGCGGCGCTGGGGGCGCTGGAAACGGCGCTGTAAACCAGGGTGGGACATGTTTAGGGCCGGGGCGCAAGTTCTCCGGCCCTTTTCCGTCACGCCCGCTCGTTCCTCACCCCAGCCCCAGTTCCGCCCGCTGGGCCCGCGTCAGGCTGGCGACGACCATGGCGTGGCTCCCGGTCAGCAGGTCGTTCAATAACTTGTCCGGCAGCGTTCCGTCCAGCGTGGCCGTGATCCAGTGGCGCTTGTTGAGGTGGTAGCCGGGTTGGATGGCCGGGTGGGCCGCGCGCAGTTCCTCGCTGTCCTCGGGCCGGACTTTCAGGCTCAGTGTCACCGGGTCAGCCGTGATGTCCGTCAGGGCGTACATCTTGCCGCCGACCTTGAACACCAGGGCCGTGGGGCCGAAGGGAAACGTCTCGGACGAACCCGGCAGGGCCGCGCAGGCCGCGCGCACGTCGGCGATGGAACGCATGGGGAGAGTATGGGGGACCTGGGTCCTCAACTCTCGGTGTCCGGGCTCAGGCCCTCCGCCCCTTCGAGGGCACGGTTCGCCTCCACCTCCTCGCTGCCGTCGCCCAGCAGGGCGGTGACCTCCTCGGCCCCCAGGTGCTTGCCGGAAGGGGCGGGGATGGGAGGTGCCTCGCGGGTGGCAAAGTCTGCGGGCGCGGGACCCTGTTCGGTGGAGGTCTGCTCCGTCTCCTGGGGGCGCACGGCGAGGCCGGGGATCACGGGCAGGGGGTCACGGTCGTCCTGGGTCATGCCCCAGCGTGGCGCCGGGATGTCAGGGCTATCCAACCTTTCGCTCAAGGTTTCGTGATGAACTGCCGGGGATGCGCCGCCCCCTCCTGCCGCTGGTCCTGGCTCCGCTGCTGCTCTCGGGCACGCCCCGCCCTGCCCCGGACGTGCTGCGGGTGGCGGTGCTGAGCGATTTCAACGGCCCCTACGGCAGCACGGTCTACCCGGCGGCCCTGCACCGCAGCGTTGCGCGGATTATGCGGGAGTGGAGGCCGGACGCGGTGCTGTCGGCGGGCGACCTGATCGCCGGGCAGCGGGCCGCTCTCACGGACGCGCGGGTGCGGGCGATGTGGGCGGCCTTCGAGCGCGACGTTCACGCGCCGCTGCGGGCCGCCGAAATTCCCTTCGGCTTCACCCTGGGCAACCACGACGCCTCCCTGACGCGCGACCGACGCGAGGCGGCGGCGTACTGGACGGCCCATCCACCCACGCTGAATTTCGCCGACCGGGCGCATTTCCCCTTCCGGTACAGCTTCACTTTGGGGGCGTCGGGCAAGTCGCTGTTCGTGGCCGCGCTCGACGCGAGCGGGCCGAACGTCGGCTCGGAGCAGCGGGCATGGCTGGCCCGGCAACTCGCCTCGGCCCCAGCGCGGGCGGCGGGGGCCACGATCGTGCTGGGGCACCTGCCTCTGGCGGGGGTCAGCGCGGACAAGAACCGACCGGGCGAGGTCATCCGGGACGCCGCGTCACTGCGGGAGGTGATGGAGCGGGGCGGGGTCCTCGCCTACCTCAGCGGGCACCACGCCGCCTTCTACCCGGGCCGCCTGGGGCGGCTGAACGTCTTCGCCTCGGGCGGCATCGGCGGGCGCGACTACGCGGGCCGCCCTGACACGGCCCGCAGCACCCTCAGCCTGCTCACCTTCGACCTCGCCTCGGGGAGTGCCACCTTCCTCACGGTGGATGCCGAAACGGGCGCGGAGGTGCCGGTGTCGTCCCTCCCCGCACGGCTGAACGGTCTGGGCGGACCGGTCACGCGGGTGGAGAGTCTGCGGTAGGGCCACAGGCCGCCTCATGGTCCCCGCAGGCCCATCAGTTCCAGTTCCCACAGGAGGGGCTCGTACAACTCCCCGTCAGGGGGAAGCTTCGCTGCCACGAGCAGGGGCAGCTCCTCCAGCACGTTGCAGAACGAGTCATAGGTGCCCCGCGGGGACGTGAGACGCCAGTGCACCTGGCTGCCCTCCACGATGTCTACCTGCAGGCAGCGACCCCCCACATCCTGGCTGCTGAAGACAGCCCGCTCGATCGCTCCGCTGTCCATCCGGCTCCTTTTGTGGGGAGGACGCCAAGTGAGGCGCCCAACTTTACTCCTCCGCCGCCCGCACCCCGTTTAACTCTTCTCCCCGAAGCTGAAGATTTCGAGGTCGTCCACCGCCCTACCCGCCCCCCGAAGCTGCGCGAGGTCTTCCGGGCGGGCCTGCTCCCGGGGCGTCCCCTTGCCAGTTCCCAAGGCGGCGGCCATCACGTCCTCCGGGACGGCGGCGAACAGATGGGCCAGTTGCTTCGGCGTCGCGTCCAGCAGGGCGTCGGACAGCACCTCGTCAGGGACGACCTCCGAGACGCGGGCACGTGCGGCCGCGACCGAGGCGGCGTCGACCTCGGGGCGGGCGGCTGTTTCCTCGTCCAGCCCGGCGGTTCCGGGGGGCTTGGGGCTGCCGCCCCGGCTTTTTCTCAGGACCAGGACCGCGCCCGCCACCGCGGCGAGGAGAACCAGCAGCATCACGAACATCACCCATCCACCCTAGTGAGTGGCGACCCCCCCGCGCTTCCCCTGACCGGAGGGGGTGGCGTGAAAAAAGGCACCAAAACGCAGTTTTCCCCGGAGAATGAAGAAAGGGCCGGGGTGGATGAGTGCCCCCGGCCCTTCCCACCCTTTGCTCAGGCCTCGGTGTACGTCTTCTCGATGGGCAGGCCGACCGCGTTGCCCCACTCGGTCCACGAGCCGTCGTAGTTGCGGACCTTCGGGTAACCGAGAAGTTCGCGCAGCACGAACCAGGAGTGGCTGCTCCGCTCGGCGATGCGGCAGTAGGCGATCACGTCCTTGTCAGGGGTCACGCCCTCGCCCGCGTACAGGGCGCTCAGCTCGTCGGCGGTCTTGAAGGTGCCGTCCTCATTCGTGGCCCGCGCCCAGGGGATGTTCCGCGCGCCGGGGATGTGGCCGCCGCGCAGCACGCCCTCCTGCGGATAGTTGGGCATGTGGGTGACCTTGCCCGAGAACTCGTCGGGGCTGCGGACGTCCACCATCGCGCCCTGGCCCGACCGCACGGCCTCGATGTGCGCCCTCACCTCGTCGCGGTAGGCACGCAGGCTCTCGTCCCGGCGCAGGGTGGGATACGTGGTGGGTTCGTAGGAGGGCGCCTCGGTCGTCAGCTCGCGGCCCTCGGCGACCCACTTCTGGCGACCACCGTTCATCAGCCGCAGGTTCTGAACGCCGTTGTAGCTGAGGAACCAGTAGGCGTAGGCGGCCCACCAGTTGCTCTTATCGCCGTACAGGATGATCTGGTCGCCTTGTCTCAGGCCCAGGCGACCGAGCAGCGCCGACAACTCCTCCGGCCCGATGAACTCGCGCATGACGGGGTCCCAGAAGTCCTGCTGCCAGTCGACCTTCACGGCGCCGGGGACATGCCCAGTGTCGTAGAGCAGGATGTCCTCGTCCACCTCGATCAGGCGGATACCGGGGGTGTTCAGGTTCTGGGCCACCCAGTCGGTGCTTACCAGCACGTCTTTCGCGTATTCCATGTCTGCCTCCTCTGGCTCGTCGGAACCGATTCTACCCACCCGCGTCATTCATTGACCAAAAAGGTCAACTGGACAGGCCTTACCATAGCCCGCCCGGCGCCGGGGGTACAGTGGCCGCATGACCCAGCCCGCTCCCCTGCCCGAAAAGCTCCAGAACATCGTGAACGTGTTCCGGTCGGCCCCCAAGCCGCTGCGCCTCCAGGCCCTGCTGGAATACAGCCGCAAGCTGCCCCCGCTGCCCGAGAAGTACGTTGAGCATCCCGAGTTCCTGCAACCCGTGCCCGAGTGCGCCAGCCCCTTTTTCCTGGTCACCGAGCGGGACGAACAGGGCGGCGTGAACATGTACTTCAAGGTGCCGGAGGAGGCGCCCACTGTCCGCGGCTATGCGGGCATCCTGCACGAGGCCTTGCAGGGCGAGAAGCCCGAGACGATCCTGAACATCCCGGATCAGTTCTATATGGACATGGGCCTGACCGAACTCATCACGCCCATGCGCCTGCGGGGGATGGGCGCCATCCTGATGCGGCTGAAGAACGACGTGCGGGAACACACGGGGGCGTAGGAAGACCCCTTTCAACCACTAGCGGCCAGCCGAGATTCACCCGGACTGGCCGCTGTATCTTTTACTTTCAGCTCGACGGCGTCAGTCGACCGTCCGCGTGGGCCTGCATCAAGGCCGCCAGCGCCCGGCCCCGGTGGCTGATCGCGCGCTTCTCGGCCACCGTCATCTCGGCCAGGGTGCGGGTCTCGCCGTCGGGGACGAAGAGGGGGTCGTAGCCGAACCCGTTCTCGCCGCGGGGGCCTTCGAGCAGGGTGCCGGTCAGCTCCCCGCGGTACGTCTCGATCTGGCCGTCGGGATGGGCCAGGATGACCACGGAGACGAACCGCGCGCGGCGATTCGCCATGTACCGCATCCGTTCGAGCAGGTAGAGGTTCCGCTCGGTGTCGGTCGCGCGGTTCCCGAAGCGGGCGCTGTACACGCCGGGCTGCCCGCCCAGCACCTCGACCTCCAGGCCGGAATCGTCCGCCAGGGCGGGCAGGCCCGTGGTCAGGGCCGCCGCGCAGGCCTTGAGTGCGGCGTTCTCCTCGTAAGTGGTGCCCGTCTCCTCGGGCAGCGGCAGGCCATTCAGGCCCTCCAGCCGCCAGCCCAGGCTGCCCAGGGCCTCCTCGATCTCGCGCACCTTTCCGGCGTTCCCCGTCGCCACGACCACCCGCATCCCGTCGCCACTCCTGCCTGCATCACTCGTCACCCGCTGAGTGTAGGGGAGGGACGGGGGTGGGCGCGTGAGGTTTTTTCGCCGTGACGCTTGACAGCAACCTGTGAGAGCGGCAGTGGCAGAGTGGGGGCGCGGGTCCCAGATTTGTCGCCCCTCCCCCTCGCCCCGGAGTGTCCCCTTCCCAATGTCGGCCGAAGCCCAACTCAGGCGGTATCACCAGCTCGTGCAGATGCTGGCCGCCCTCGCGCGCAGCAGTGGGCAGGTGGACGCGGTGGTGCAGACCGTCCACCGCCAGGCGGGCGCGCTCTTTCCCGCCCAGGTCACGCTGCTGGCCCTGCTGGAGCCCGGCGGCGACTGGCGGTGGGAACTGTACGAGGGCGAGCAGCGGTACACCCAGCGTCTCCCCTTCTACCCCGAGGGGATTCTGGAGACGGTGCTGCGGGGGGACCCGCTTTCCATCCCCGACATCGCGGCCTACCTGGCCCGGCATCCCGTGCGCGTCCGGCGGCTGGTGGACCACGACGAGGTTCTGCTGGAGGTCGGGGAGGAGGAACCCGGAGAACCCACCCTCTCCATGCTGTTCGTGCCGCTGGAGGTCCGGGGCGCCCGCGTCGGCGTGCTCTCGGTGCAGAGCTACGCCCTCGCCGCCTTCGACGACACCGACCTGCAATTCCTGGACCTGCTGGGCCAGCACGTGTCCATCGCCCTGGAAAATGCCGGGCTGCGCGAGGAGCTGGAGCGGGCGACCCTGACCGACCCCCTGACCGGCCTCGCCAACCGCCGCGCCTTCGGGCGGGACGCGCCGCTGGCCCTGGAGACGGCCCGCCGCGAGGGGCGCGACCTGACCCTGGTGATGCTCGACGTGCATGATTTCAAGAGCGTCAACGACACCTTCGGGCACCCGGTGGGCGACGCGGTCCTGTTCACCCTGGGGCAGGTGTTCCGGGAGGCCCTGCCCGTGCCGGGAACCGTCTTCCGCCTGAGCGGCGACGAGTTCGCCCTCCTCGTCTGGGAGGCCGAGGACCGGCTGGGTGACCTGGCGCGGCGGATCGAGGAGGGATTGCGCCGCGCCCCGTGGCCGCCCGGACTCGGGCCGGTCTGCCTTCAGGGGGGCGCGGCGCAGGCCCAGCCCGGGGCGACCCTTCACGACTGGCTCTCGTTGGCCGACTCGCGCATGTACGGCGTCAAACGGCAGCGGACACGCGGTCTGCGGTTGGGCTGGGGCCTGGACTTCGGCCGGGAGGATGTCCCGGCCTGAGGCTCAGGTATCGCCCAGCGGCAGGTCCGCCCACACCCGCCACCGCTCCTCGCCCTCCCGCTTCTCGAAGAGGGTGACCGCGCGGTACGTCTGGGCGTGGTGCGGGGCCGTCGTTTCCTCCAACCGCTCGCGCAAGCCCGCCGGGTCATCTCCGCCGTAGGGCTGCACGAGCGTGAAATGCGGCTGCCAGGAGTCCAGGCCGCGCGGTGTGTGGAGGAGCCGCATCCTGGCCCCCTCGAAGGGCCGCGCGTACTTGCCCTGCGCCACCTGCTCGTCGAAGGGCGAGGCGGTCACGAAGCGCGAGAGCCGGGCGAGCAGCAGCGTGTGCAGCACGAGCAGCGGGGCATTGGCGTCGAAGCGGTGAACGTAGGTCTCGCCGTCGTCCCAGACCTCCATTCGGCCCCCCGTCAGGGTGAGGGCCGAGCCCGGCGTGAGGCAGGCGACGCAGGCCCGCGCCTCCGCCTCGATGTCAGGCCACCACGCGGGGTCGGTGGAAAAGCCCTCCACGACCGTCAGGTGCAGGCCATATGGCCCCGCGTCGGTTTGATCCCTGCGGCGCAGGAAGTCCGGCAGAGGAAGCTCACGCCCCGCCCGCACGTCGAAGCCCAGGAGTTCGCTTCCCAGGCGGTAGTACGCATCGTCCCCCTGCGGGCAGAGGTAGACGGCGAAGCGGGTGCCTGCGAGGGGATCAGTCATGGAAGAACCGTGCCTCCACCATCCGGGTTGAAAGCTGACCGCTGAGGGCTCCTCAGAACACCCGCCAGCGGTAGAATAGGAAGGCGAGCGTCGCGGCCAGCATGACGGCGATGCCCAGCACCAGCCATAGCGCCTCGGGGCTGTGCTGGAACGGCAGCGGCACGTTCATGCCGAAGATGCTCGTGACGAGCGTGGGGATCGCCACCAGAATCGTCGTGACCGTCAGCACCTTCACGACCTGGTTGACGTTGTTGCTGATAACGGAGGCGAAGGCGCCCGCCATGCTCGTCAGGATGTTGCTGGCGATATTCGCCATCTCGATGGCCTGGAGGTTCTCGATCAGCACGTCGTCGAGCAGGTCGGAATCCTCCTCGTACATCTCGAAGATGCGGTCGCGTTTGACGCGCTCCATCATCGCCTCGTTCGCCTTGAGGCCGGTGATGAAGTACACCAGGCTCTTTTCGAGCTTCAGGAGGTCCATCAGCTCCCGGTTGCGGGTGGCCGTCTCCATGCGGTCCTCGATACGGTCGACCTGCTTGTTGATCTGCCGCACGTCGATCAGGAACCGCTGGGCGTTTCGCAGGAACAGTTGCAGGGTCAGGCGGTTTTTCTTGACGGTGGAGACCCGGCGCACCAGGCCGTTCACCACGTCGTTCACGACCGGATTCTCGGTCGTGCACACGGTCACCAGGCAGTGGTCGGTGTGCAGGATGCCCAGCGGCACGGTGTCGTAGGGGATGTCGCTGTCCTCGCCCAGGCGGTAGCTCGTCTGCATGATGATCAGGAGCTGGCCGTCCTCGCGCTCGAAGCGGGAACGCTCGTCGGGGTCGAGGGGGTAACTCAGGTAATCTAGGGGGAGGCCGGTCTCGCGGCTCACCCGGGCGAGTTCCTCAGCGGTGGGGGCAGTCGCGTTGATCCAGCAGCCGTCGATGTAGCCGTCGAGGACCTGGAGTTTGCCGCCGATGCTGCGGTAGTAGGTCAGCATGGCCGCCCCGCCTGGTGTTCAGTCTTGTGCATGGTGCGTCCTCCGGGAGTGGGATGGCGTGCAGCCGGAAGGGGCAGCCAAACTGGGCGGGTCGTGCTCGGTCTGGGGTTCGGGATTCACGTCATCACCTCCTCTCCGGGCCGCGCGGGACGGCGGGCACCATCGGCCATGCTAGCGGGGGGAACGCAGCGGGGGCAAGGGGATCCTTGCCAAAGAAAAACGTCCCGGCACTGGACCGGGACGGGAGCGCGAGGGCCTTTACAGCCCGAAGAAGGCCTTGTTCTTGACGATGAACTCCTCTTCCCCGGCAGGCACGTCCTCTTCCGGGAAGATGGCGCTCACCGGGCAGGCGGGCACGCAGGCGCCGCAGTCGATGCACTCGTCGGGGTGGATCAGGTACTGGTCGCCACCGTCGTAGATGCACTCCACGGGGCACACTTCGGTGCAGGCCTGGTCCTTCACACCGATGCAGGGGCTGGTGATGATGTGCGGCATGGGGCACAGTATGCCCGCGCCCCCGGAGCGTGACAAGGCCGACCGCCTCACAAAGTGGACAAACTTTTGCCCGCCCAGGAGCGGTAAAAACCAAGTGGGCAGGTCAGGATTGGGGAGAGGAGATGCGCCCCAGGTGCGTCTCGGCAAGCCGCAGGTCGTCCTCCTTGTCCACGTCCGTGCCGATGGCGGCGTGGGGGGTGATCAGGGCGCGGGCCGGGACACCCAGGATGACGCTGACCCGCTCCTCCAGCTCCCGCACGGTGAGGCGGCGGGTCAGCAGTTTGAGCAGGACGCCCGGCCCGATCAGGCCCGCGAGTTTCAGCGGCGCCTTACGTGCGGCGAGCACCTCGCGCAGGCGGGGCAGGAACTGGCCGATCAGGCGCGGGTCGAGCAGGAACACGTTGCCGCCCGTGAAGGTGTCGTCGCGGAGCTGGGCATAGGTCCGCTTCACGCCGGGAAAAGCCCGCTCACAGTCACTTCGGCGCACGACGGGATAGACCAGTCCGGCCCCCGCCGGGGCGGTGTTCAGCACCTCCGCGAGTTGCGCCGCCGTCACGAGGGGAATGTCGGCAGTGACGACCAGAACGCGCTCGCCCGGGGCCAGGCCGGAGGCGGCCAGGGCCTCCACGCCCGCCTCCAGGTTGCTGAGCAGGGTGCCGTGATCGGTAACGCGCTCATCGATCAGGGCGTCCATGGCAGGGACGGTCGGGCCGACGTAGGCGACCCGGGCCACCCTCCCACTCTCCCGCAGGGCCCACAGGACGTGCATCGCCATAGGCTCGCCCGCCACCGGGATCAGCGCCTTGACCGGGACGCCGTGCGCCGCCGCGAAGGGGTCGCCGGGGTCACCGCCGCCCAGCACGACGGCGCTCCACTGCCCGGCGTTGCCTTGAGTCATACGGCAGAGCCTAGCACCCGCTCCGCGCGGCTGGCCTCACCTGATGGGGGCCGTTCGGGGAGATGCAGCGTGGCGGTAAACCCCCCACCCGCCGGGCTCTCCAGCATGAGGCGGCCCCCATGCAGCTCCGCCGCCCGCCGCACGAGCGCGAGGCCCAGGCCATGCCCGCCTACACCAGCGCGGCTGGCATCTGGCCGGTAAAAAGCTTCACCCAGCCGCGCGAGCACGCCCGGCGGGACCCCCGGGCCGTCGTCGCGGACCTCGACTGCTGCCCCACCCGAGCTGTCACTCCCGACCGTGACGGTGACCGTCGCGCCCGGCGCGTGCAGCACCGCGTTCGCCGTGAGGTTCCACACCGCCTGGCCCAGCAGCACGCGGTCCCCCCACACCGTGACGGGTGCCGGGGCGATCAGGTCCACATCCGCCTCGGGGCGCAGCTCGCGGGCCCGGTCCACTGCGTCCGCCGCAAGGTCGCGCAGGGGCACTTCCACCCGCGTCAGGGCCGCCGGGTCGCGGGCGAGGAGCAGCAGGTGGTTGGCGAGGTCCGAGAGCCGGGTGATGTCGATCCCGATCTCGCGCAGCTCCAGCCGGTAGCGCTCGACGTCGCGGTCGCGGGCGAGGGTGGCGTCCACCCGGGCGGTCAGGGCCGCGAGGGGGCTGCGCAGGTCGTGGGCGGCGGCCCGCACGAAGTCCTGCTCGCGCTCGCGGGCGTCGGCAAGCCGGGCGAAGGTGTCCTGAAGGGTCAGCCCCAGCCGGGAGAGTTCGTCGCCCTCCCCCGCCCCGGGGACGGGACGGCGCAGATTCCCCCCCGCCCCGATCTCCCGCGCCGCCCCCTCCAGCGCCCGCACCGGGGCGAGGAGGCGCCCAGCGACCGTCCAGCCCAGCAGCAGGGACAGCCCCATCGCGGTGGGCAGCAGCCACGCGAGCGCCTGCCCGAAGGCCCGCCGTGTCTGCGAGAGGACCGGCGCGTTCGACACCACGGTGAGCAGCGTGCCGCCTCGCAGGGGCCGCACGACCAACAAGCGGTCACCCAGCGCGTACACGTTCGGCGGCAGGTTCGCCCCCACCCCCGCCGGAAAACGCGGCGTCTGCGCGCTGCCCCCCGGCCCTGAGAGCCGCAGTTCCAGGTTGCGGGTCTGGTCATCGGCATCGGCGAGGCGTTCCAGGTCCCGGCCTGAGAGCGGCACAAAGGGCTCCGCCGCCCGGTCCACCGCCCCCTCGATCCGCTCCTGCACGGCGCTCGCCGCGCTCTGCACCCCCGCCACCTGCGCCGCCCGCAGATACCGGTTCACGACCACGAACAGCCCTCCCACCACGAGCGCGACCGCCAGCGCCGTCGCCAGCGCGGCCCAGAGGGTCAGCCGGGCGCGCAGGGTCAGGCGGGGCAACGTCAGGCCCACGTGCTGACCCCGCCGGACTCGGCCCCAATCCACCCACCACGGGCCATTACCCACTCACCCTTCCACCCGGTAGCCCCGCCCCCGCTCGCTGCTGACCGCCTCGGGC from Deinococcus apachensis DSM 19763 encodes:
- the alaS gene encoding alanine--tRNA ligase → MTGPLTTSEIREKYLQFFESKGHLRLPSHSLIAPDPTTLFTVAGMQPFKPQFMGAPARFPGYGENRRVTTAQKCLRVGDIENVGRTLRHCSLLEMLGNFSFGDYFKREALTWAWEFLTSPEWMGLDASKLYATVYEEDEEAFGIWTREIGLPEDHILRFGADENFWPADAPKEGPNGPCGPCSEIFYDRGPKYGDDTWADYAQTRESARFLEIWNCVFPQYDRQDPLPDGTPVLADLPFKNIDTGMGLERIATVVQDVYDFYSNDVFAPVIARIAELSGRPYEGPQSLSHRVVAEHIRSVSMTIADGVALSNTGRGYTVRKILRRASRHAYLLGLREPTLYKLVPLVVEKMGGAYPELMAEEERVTAAIRAEEERFLKTLEGGTQRITSLLSGLDRGATLSGEEAFVLYDTYGFPLDLTKEIAEEYGITVDEAEYAESLEKAQELARAGSKYGKSELFGGNQEALEGLSPTRFVGYEELEAQGEVVALVGAGERLSHLPAGSEATVVLSRTPFYAEGGGEVGDTGRLEWDGGSGLVRDTRKTPAGVFLHDVLVEEGELRPGVAVRGIVSGERQAIQRHHTATHLLHAALRAVLGSGVRQAGSLVAAERLRFDYTHGAALSTDEVAGIERLVSRWVSANFPVTWREMPLEEARAAGATALFGEKYGDTVRVVSVEGGVPFEGRTVTSMELCGGAHVRRTGDIGAFVIMSDENVAAGVRRIEALAGEAATAWMRERLQTAGRVAGLLNTGLDGLEARVAGLQAGLKAAQQETAQVRRQLAEAQMGGGAGAGQQVRDLGGFRVAALRLSGIEGNELRGAADKLLDQSGADLAVIASDRGLVVKATKDAVGRGAHAGQLVGKLAAAAGGKGGGRPDMAQAGIQNPEAALGALETAL
- a CDS encoding MmcQ/YjbR family DNA-binding protein, with amino-acid sequence MRSIADVRAACAALPGSSETFPFGPTALVFKVGGKMYALTDITADPVTLSLKVRPEDSEELRAAHPAIQPGYHLNKRHWITATLDGTLPDKLLNDLLTGSHAMVVASLTRAQRAELGLG
- a CDS encoding metallophosphoesterase family protein, which codes for MRRPLLPLVLAPLLLSGTPRPAPDVLRVAVLSDFNGPYGSTVYPAALHRSVARIMREWRPDAVLSAGDLIAGQRAALTDARVRAMWAAFERDVHAPLRAAEIPFGFTLGNHDASLTRDRREAAAYWTAHPPTLNFADRAHFPFRYSFTLGASGKSLFVAALDASGPNVGSEQRAWLARQLASAPARAAGATIVLGHLPLAGVSADKNRPGEVIRDAASLREVMERGGVLAYLSGHHAAFYPGRLGRLNVFASGGIGGRDYAGRPDTARSTLSLLTFDLASGSATFLTVDAETGAEVPVSSLPARLNGLGGPVTRVESLR
- a CDS encoding sulfurtransferase; the encoded protein is MEYAKDVLVSTDWVAQNLNTPGIRLIEVDEDILLYDTGHVPGAVKVDWQQDFWDPVMREFIGPEELSALLGRLGLRQGDQIILYGDKSNWWAAYAYWFLSYNGVQNLRLMNGGRQKWVAEGRELTTEAPSYEPTTYPTLRRDESLRAYRDEVRAHIEAVRSGQGAMVDVRSPDEFSGKVTHMPNYPQEGVLRGGHIPGARNIPWARATNEDGTFKTADELSALYAGEGVTPDKDVIAYCRIAERSSHSWFVLRELLGYPKVRNYDGSWTEWGNAVGLPIEKTYTEA
- a CDS encoding SufE family protein, with product MTQPAPLPEKLQNIVNVFRSAPKPLRLQALLEYSRKLPPLPEKYVEHPEFLQPVPECASPFFLVTERDEQGGVNMYFKVPEEAPTVRGYAGILHEALQGEKPETILNIPDQFYMDMGLTELITPMRLRGMGAILMRLKNDVREHTGA
- the rdgB gene encoding RdgB/HAM1 family non-canonical purine NTP pyrophosphatase, translating into MRVVVATGNAGKVREIEEALGSLGWRLEGLNGLPLPEETGTTYEENAALKACAAALTTGLPALADDSGLEVEVLGGQPGVYSARFGNRATDTERNLYLLERMRYMANRRARFVSVVILAHPDGQIETYRGELTGTLLEGPRGENGFGYDPLFVPDGETRTLAEMTVAEKRAISHRGRALAALMQAHADGRLTPSS
- a CDS encoding GGDEF domain-containing protein produces the protein MSAEAQLRRYHQLVQMLAALARSSGQVDAVVQTVHRQAGALFPAQVTLLALLEPGGDWRWELYEGEQRYTQRLPFYPEGILETVLRGDPLSIPDIAAYLARHPVRVRRLVDHDEVLLEVGEEEPGEPTLSMLFVPLEVRGARVGVLSVQSYALAAFDDTDLQFLDLLGQHVSIALENAGLREELERATLTDPLTGLANRRAFGRDAPLALETARREGRDLTLVMLDVHDFKSVNDTFGHPVGDAVLFTLGQVFREALPVPGTVFRLSGDEFALLVWEAEDRLGDLARRIEEGLRRAPWPPGLGPVCLQGGAAQAQPGATLHDWLSLADSRMYGVKRQRTRGLRLGWGLDFGREDVPA
- a CDS encoding magnesium transporter CorA family protein, encoding MLTYYRSIGGKLQVLDGYIDGCWINATAPTAEELARVSRETGLPLDYLSYPLDPDERSRFEREDGQLLIIMQTSYRLGEDSDIPYDTVPLGILHTDHCLVTVCTTENPVVNDVVNGLVRRVSTVKKNRLTLQLFLRNAQRFLIDVRQINKQVDRIEDRMETATRNRELMDLLKLEKSLVYFITGLKANEAMMERVKRDRIFEMYEEDSDLLDDVLIENLQAIEMANIASNILTSMAGAFASVISNNVNQVVKVLTVTTILVAIPTLVTSIFGMNVPLPFQHSPEALWLVLGIAVMLAATLAFLFYRWRVF
- a CDS encoding ferredoxin, with product MPHIITSPCIGVKDQACTEVCPVECIYDGGDQYLIHPDECIDCGACVPACPVSAIFPEEDVPAGEEEFIVKNKAFFGL
- a CDS encoding NTP transferase domain-containing protein; the encoded protein is MTQGNAGQWSAVVLGGGDPGDPFAAAHGVPVKALIPVAGEPMAMHVLWALRESGRVARVAYVGPTVPAMDALIDERVTDHGTLLSNLEAGVEALAASGLAPGERVLVVTADIPLVTAAQLAEVLNTAPAGAGLVYPVVRRSDCERAFPGVKRTYAQLRDDTFTGGNVFLLDPRLIGQFLPRLREVLAARKAPLKLAGLIGPGVLLKLLTRRLTVRELEERVSVILGVPARALITPHAAIGTDVDKEDDLRLAETHLGRISSPQS
- a CDS encoding sensor histidine kinase, which translates into the protein MGLTLPRLTLRARLTLWAALATALAVALVVGGLFVVVNRYLRAAQVAGVQSAASAVQERIEGAVDRAAEPFVPLSGRDLERLADADDQTRNLELRLSGPGGSAQTPRFPAGVGANLPPNVYALGDRLLVVRPLRGGTLLTVVSNAPVLSQTRRAFGQALAWLLPTAMGLSLLLGWTVAGRLLAPVRALEGAAREIGAGGNLRRPVPGAGEGDELSRLGLTLQDTFARLADAREREQDFVRAAAHDLRSPLAALTARVDATLARDRDVERYRLELREIGIDITRLSDLANHLLLLARDPAALTRVEVPLRDLAADAVDRARELRPEADVDLIAPAPVTVWGDRVLLGQAVWNLTANAVLHAPGATVTVTVGSDSSGGAAVEVRDDGPGVPPGVLARLGEAFYRPDASRAGVGGHGLGLALVRRAAELHGGRLMLESPAGGGFTATLHLPERPPSGEASRAERVLGSAV